The Candidatus Krumholzibacteriota bacterium DNA segment TCTCTTTCCATGAACGGCAGAGGGCAATTAATATGCCTTTTCCGGATCTCTCGGACTGCTGGCAGGCAATATTTTCCTAATTTGATGTCTGATAATTAATTATAGGACTGTTTCCGTAGTGATTTCACCGTGATTTTCCTCAGGGGATGGACTTTTCTGATCGTTGGCATATCCTGCCGGGACTCAGGATGAAAGAATATCATCCATCTGTCGGTATGGTTTTTATTCAGGATCATCTTCGACGCCGCGGGCATATCAATCGTATCCGTACATCTTTGTCTTTTCGCGCAAAGTCTGCCTGCTTATTCCGAGTATCCTGGCAGCTTTTGATTTGTTCCCGTCCGTCTCATCAAGGGTCTTGCAGATGAGAATCTTTTCCATATCTTTTATGCTTATCGGGTACAATCTGTCTATACCTTCCGGGCCTGGACCATCGGTACCTTCTTCGAGCGCCATTATCTCCGACGGGATATGTTCGGGAAGGATCTCCTTTTCAGCTTCGAGCAATATCGCCCGTTCGATCACATTTTTCAGTTCGCGTACGTTACCAGGCCAGGAGTATCGCATCAGATGTTCCTCGACTTCCGGGTTGATCTTGTCGATCTTCTTCTTGAACTCCTTGCTGAAGACCTCGATAAAATGGTTTGCTAAAAGGGCAATATCTTCTTTCCTCTCCCTGAGGGGGGGCAGGTATATCGGGATGACCTGCAACCTGTAGTAGAGGTCATTGCGGAAATCTCCAGCCTGAATAGCCTTGAGAAGGTCCCTGTTCGTGGCGGCGATTATCCTCGTGTTCACCTTCATGTCCTTGACGCCGCCGACTCTTCTGAAAGTCTTGTTTTCCAGGACCCTGAGCAGCCTGCTTTGAAGAGTGATACCCATTTCACCTATCTCGTCGAGAAATATCGTTCCTCCTTCGGCGAGCTCGAAAAGTCCCTTTTTCCTCGTTTTGGCGTCAGTAAATGCCCCCTTTTCGTGGCCGAAAAGCTCGCTCTCAAGAAGAGATTCGGGAAGAGCGGCGCAGTTTATCTCCAGGAAAGGCATACCTTCGCCTTTACTGCTTTCATGTATCGCCCTGGCGACAAGTTCCTTCCCCGTTCCGCTCTCTCCCTGTATCAGGATCGTGCTTGCCCTGCTTTCTCCAATCTTTATCACCGTCTCGAATACAGATCTCATCACCTTGCTTGTCCCTAGAAAATTATTAAAATTATACTCTTCCTTCTCTTTTTTCTTGATCCCGTCGAGCTCTTCCCGGAGCCGCCTGTTCTCGAGGGCATGCCTTATCGCTATTTTCATCTTTTCAAGCTGAAACGGCTTCAGAAGGAAATCATAGGCGCCATTCTTGATCGCTTCGACCGCCGTCTCCACCTCTCCGTACGCCGTCATCATTATTACGGGGATCTCTTCATCTTCTTCCCGCAGCTTCTTGAGTACCTCTATCCCGTCAGTATCGGGCAACTTAAGGTCAAGGATCACGAGATCTGCCGGTTCTTCCCTGAAAAGGTCGATACCCTTCTCGCCATTATCAGCTTCTGACACTTCATATCCCTGGTTTTTAAGCGCTTCTCCGAGCGACCATCTTATAGCTTTCTCATCATCGACGATCAGTATTCTACCTGGCATCTTTTACCCTTTCAGGAGACCCTCTCTGCTTTGTACGGTCCCGCCGCGGACATCAGCCTGCGCGGGATCTCCACGATAAAGACAGTTCCCGTCTCTTCTCCATTCTGATGAAATATCCTGCCTCCATGGCTCTCTATTATCTTTCTACTTATAGCGAGTCCCAATCCTGTCCCTTCTGACCTTGTCGTGAAAAAAGGGTTATAAAGTTTATCGGCTATATCCTCCGGTATTCCTTTTCCTGAATCGGATATCTCCATTCGAATGAATACCGGGTCATCAGATTCCTTAAGGGAAACTGTTAGATATCCCCCTTCGCCGCATGCCTGGATCCCGTTCATCATGATATTAAGCATGACCTGTTTGATCTGGTTCGCGTCAATGAAACAAATATCGTCATCCAGGCCTCTTTCGAATCTGGTCTCGACCCTTCTCTCTTTCGCCTGGTCGGAGACCAGCATCATCGCGTCATCGACAAGATCGCATATCGATTGTTCCGCCGGCCTCGGTATATCAGGCCTTGCGAAATGAAGAAGGTTCTTGATAATATCATCCAGTCTTTTTATCTCATCAAGGATCACGGTGAGATATTTTATCTTGCTCGTTTCACCCTGCAGCTGTTCTTTCAGCACCTGTGCCGTCGTCGCTATTCCGGTCAGGGGATTTCGTATCTCATGGGCGACTCCGGCCGAGAGTTCTCCAAGCGACCTGAGCCTGTCAGATCTTCTCAGTTCTTCCTCCATCAATTTCTGTACGGTAAGGTCCTCAAAGACAGATACGATCGCCGTACCGTGATAATCATCGATCACTTTTGTCGAGTTAAGCCTCACCGGGACAGGTTCTCTTCCTTCGATTTGAAAATGGGCTTCCATCGAGGAACTCTTGTTGTCATCCTTCACCAGGTATTCGAAAAGGCTTTCGCTACCGAAGGGGTTCCTGAAGAGATCGTCGAAGCAGCATTCTTTATCGCGGATCTTTCCCATCAGCTCTTTAGCCCTCGCGTTCTTGAATACCACCTTTCCCGTCTTGTCCGTCTTGATCACTCCGCTGTTGATATTGTCAAGTATCGTCTCGTTGAAGTGGGTCAGGTCTCTCAATCTGCTGATCGTGATAGCGTTAGCTACTTCTTCAGAAAGGATCGTCTGGATCGTATTGATGAAATGATAATCGTTGAGATAGGCCTGCCTTGTCGCGTATGCTTTCTTGATCAGCAGAAACC contains these protein-coding regions:
- a CDS encoding sigma-54-dependent Fis family transcriptional regulator: MPGRILIVDDEKAIRWSLGEALKNQGYEVSEADNGEKGIDLFREEPADLVILDLKLPDTDGIEVLKKLREEDEEIPVIMMTAYGEVETAVEAIKNGAYDFLLKPFQLEKMKIAIRHALENRRLREELDGIKKKEKEEYNFNNFLGTSKVMRSVFETVIKIGESRASTILIQGESGTGKELVARAIHESSKGEGMPFLEINCAALPESLLESELFGHEKGAFTDAKTRKKGLFELAEGGTIFLDEIGEMGITLQSRLLRVLENKTFRRVGGVKDMKVNTRIIAATNRDLLKAIQAGDFRNDLYYRLQVIPIYLPPLRERKEDIALLANHFIEVFSKEFKKKIDKINPEVEEHLMRYSWPGNVRELKNVIERAILLEAEKEILPEHIPSEIMALEEGTDGPGPEGIDRLYPISIKDMEKILICKTLDETDGNKSKAARILGISRQTLREKTKMYGYD
- a CDS encoding response regulator, with the translated sequence MAEKGTVLIVDDEKSVLEILEQFLTERGYETFSAGSGAEALELLSEKGFDVALIDLKLPDLDGLELIARIKKDHFETRCIIMTGFASLDSTIEALRLNTFDYLLKPFDLVKIAEVVDAAYGNLLMIRENASIIKKLETANKKLEESKSELGKRILRTNEELAEANEALKKHVTRLKMIYQMGRDISSNEDWSDSLDRFLMALCRYLDAEGTALLMFSNSGKTLKVRTSYGIETDLLSEVEGVLLDAQDRDMIQPEIFSLDGCREGNVTTCLGMRSPWNDTVVPLIYKGRWVGFLLIKKAYATRQAYLNDYHFINTIQTILSEEVANAITISRLRDLTHFNETILDNINSGVIKTDKTGKVVFKNARAKELMGKIRDKECCFDDLFRNPFGSESLFEYLVKDDNKSSSMEAHFQIEGREPVPVRLNSTKVIDDYHGTAIVSVFEDLTVQKLMEEELRRSDRLRSLGELSAGVAHEIRNPLTGIATTAQVLKEQLQGETSKIKYLTVILDEIKRLDDIIKNLLHFARPDIPRPAEQSICDLVDDAMMLVSDQAKERRVETRFERGLDDDICFIDANQIKQVMLNIMMNGIQACGEGGYLTVSLKESDDPVFIRMEISDSGKGIPEDIADKLYNPFFTTRSEGTGLGLAISRKIIESHGGRIFHQNGEETGTVFIVEIPRRLMSAAGPYKAERVS